A region from the Branchiostoma floridae strain S238N-H82 chromosome 9, Bfl_VNyyK, whole genome shotgun sequence genome encodes:
- the LOC118422792 gene encoding CD209 antigen-like protein E — protein MSLQTFFEASATCEADHEGGTLAMSRDFGIDQFIISLIRKTQQRNGYFWFGLHDQRQEGQWEWIDGTELGTGYSRWREGQPDNFLMTGKNLTGEDCAAYTTDGWYDRNCESLKTFICEVMPEDAEGKKEG, from the exons ATGAGCCTCCAGACTTTCTTTGAAGCGTCGGCAACATGTGAGGCTGATCATGAAGGAGGCACCCTCGCCATGTCCCGTGATTTCGGCATCGACCAATTCATCATCTCCCTCATCAGGAAGACACAACAGCGCAACGGCTATTTTTGGTTCGGTCTGCACGATCAACGGCAGGAAGGTCAGTGGGAGTGGATAGACGGCACGGAACTGGGAACCGGGTACAGCAGGTGGAGAGAGGGGCAGCCCGACAATTTCCTCATGACCGGCAAGAACCTTACCGGCGAGGATTGTGCAGCGTACACTACTGATGGTTGGTATGATCGTAACTGCGAAAGCCTCAAGACCTTTATCTGTGAGGTCATGCCAGAAG ATGCTGAAGGCAAGAAAGAAGGATAG